Genomic segment of Agrobacterium larrymoorei:
TCAGGAAGTCGTCGCCAGCAACATCGCCAATGCCAACACGCCCGAATATCGCGCAAAGGATATTGTGCCCTTCGAATCCGAACTGCAATCAGTCGGAATGCAGATGGCGCGCACCAACCCTGCGCATATGGAACTGGCAGTGGCAGGCGCTGGCAAGATCGGTCTGAAGGACGCCAATCTCAACAATGAGATCGGCATTCAGGAATCCGGCAACACGGTTTCGCTGTCTACGGAAATGGCAAAGACCGGTGAAATCAAGCGGCAGTTCGAGCTCAACACGCAGCTGGTGCGCTCCTTCCACATGATGATGCTGACGGCGGTGGGCAAGTAAGATGGTCGATTCTCTCTCCTCTTCCCTGAAGATTGCAGGCAGCGGCATGGAAGCGCAGGCAACGCGTCTGCGCATCGTTTCGGAAAACATCGCCAACTCGCGCACGACCGGCGACACCCCCGGTGCCGACCCCTATCGCCGCAAGACGATTACCTTCGCCAACGAGATGGACCGCACCAGCGGCACCAATCTGGTGGGTGTCAAAAAGCTCGGCGTCGATAAGTCCGATTTCACGCAGGAATACGACCCGGACAGCCCGGCTGCGGACGAAAAGGGCATGGTGAAGCTACCGAACGTCAACATGCTGATCGAGATGGCCGACCTTCGCGAAGCCAACCGCAGCTACGAAGCCAATCTTCAGGTGATCAAGCAGACACGCGACCTGATCACCTCAACCATCGACCTATTGAAGGCTCAGTGATGATCGATTCTATCAGCAGCGTAAAATCGCTGACCAACAATTCCACCCTCGACAGCGTCAAGGATGTCGCCAGCGGGCTGTCTTCGCTTGCAGGTGCCGCGGTTTCCACCGCCGCCACGGCTGCAACCGGCCCCACCTTTGCCAGCGTGCTGGGTGGCGTGGCGCAGGATGCGGTCGACTCGCTGAAGAAGAGCGAAACCATGTCGTTCGCCGGAATTCAGGGCAAGGCCAATACCCGTGAAGTCGTGGATGCCGTGATGCAGGCCGACCAAACCTTGAAGACCGCGGTAGCGCTCAGAGACAAGATCGTCTCGGCCTATCTCGACGTCGTGAAAATGCAGATCTGACCCTTGAGGACCTAAAACAATGAGAGCTTTAGCAATCGCAGCGACGGGCATGGATGCCCAGCAGACCAACCTTGAGGTCATCGCGAACAACATCGCGAACATCAACACGACCGCGTTCAAGCGCGGACGCGCAGAATTTACCGACCTCTTGTACCAGACCGAGCGTGCACAGGGCGTGATGAACCGTGCCAACCAGTCCGTGGTGCCGGAAGGCGCCAATATCGGTCTCGGCGTCCAGACGGCTGCGGTGCGCAAGCTGCAC
This window contains:
- the flgB gene encoding flagellar basal body rod protein FlgB, producing the protein MQPIQLFALASKQAEWLSVRQEVVASNIANANTPEYRAKDIVPFESELQSVGMQMARTNPAHMELAVAGAGKIGLKDANLNNEIGIQESGNTVSLSTEMAKTGEIKRQFELNTQLVRSFHMMMLTAVGK
- the flgC gene encoding flagellar basal body rod protein FlgC, whose amino-acid sequence is MVDSLSSSLKIAGSGMEAQATRLRIVSENIANSRTTGDTPGADPYRRKTITFANEMDRTSGTNLVGVKKLGVDKSDFTQEYDPDSPAADEKGMVKLPNVNMLIEMADLREANRSYEANLQVIKQTRDLITSTIDLLKAQ
- a CDS encoding flagellar hook-basal body complex protein FliE, which encodes MIDSISSVKSLTNNSTLDSVKDVASGLSSLAGAAVSTAATAATGPTFASVLGGVAQDAVDSLKKSETMSFAGIQGKANTREVVDAVMQADQTLKTAVALRDKIVSAYLDVVKMQI